In a single window of the Nicotiana tomentosiformis chromosome 8, ASM39032v3, whole genome shotgun sequence genome:
- the LOC104116482 gene encoding uncharacterized protein — protein MSKKLVLLMILVASTLFCGHQAAVVIEATTDTEIVSSVSRSWPFPRCCDSDKQKVKKCMTNTTSIDDCCPTFKSILGRKCPCYRYANYLDNQALITLASYCDVKNPCMCEKQEDMTMAVDSTSSVTWPCPRPRPRPRPRPQRSCCAGDKAKIKTCMTNTTSIDECCPTFKSTIGRSCSCHRYAEQLDNQALITLEAYCDVTNPCKKVQVIQLPQ, from the exons ATGAGCAAAAAGttagtgttgctcatgatcttagTGGCTTCAACTTTATTTTGCGGCCACCAAGCAGCGGTGGTAATAGAGGCCACCACCGACACGGAGATAGTCTCCTCGGTCAGCAGGTCGTGGCCGTTCCCCCGCTGTTGTGATAGTGACAAACAGAAGGTGAAAAAATGCATGACAAATACAACTTCCATAGACGATTGCTGCCCAACATTTAAGAGCATACTTGGTCGTAAATGTCCCTGCTATCGTTATGCCAATTACTTAGATAATCAAGCTTTGATTACTCTTGCTAGTTATTGTGATGTCAAGAATCCATGCATGTGTGAAAAG CAAGAAGACATGACAATGGCCGTCGATTCCACCTCGTCCGTCACGTGGCCATGCCCTCGTCCTCGTCCACGTCCACGTCCACGACCACAACGGAGCTGTTGTGCTGGTGATAAAGCAAAGATAAAGACTTGCATGACAAACACAACCTCCATAGATGAGTGTTGCCCAACATTCAAGAGTACTATTGGCCGTAGCTGTTCCTGCCATCGTTACGCCGAGCAGTTAGACAATCAAGCTTTGATTACTCTTGAAGCCTATTGTGATGTTACCAATCCATGTAAGAAAGTGCAA GTGATACAGCTTCCCCAGTAG